The Oxyura jamaicensis isolate SHBP4307 breed ruddy duck chromosome 15, BPBGC_Ojam_1.0, whole genome shotgun sequence nucleotide sequence GTCCCGATGCGGCTGTGCCGGTggctccccgccgcccgggCCGCGTTCCGCTCCTCGCCGCCGGCCTgcggggggcggccgcggggcctCCCGCCTCCCCCggcggggcagcgccggggccgGGTAGGCGGCGGCGGCTTTGCGGCCGGCCTGGGGCGTAAAAGGGGGTTGTCGCTCTGCCCTTGCGCCCGTCGGCTTGCCGGAGGAGGTGGGCAGGCGCAGGCTGCTCTCTCGCGGAGCACGGTGAGCGCGGAGGTCCtgcagcgcctggagcacctggCGCTGGTGGATTTCCGCGACAGGGAGGGCGTGGAGAGGCTGCAGAAAGCCATCCGGTTCGCCGATCAGCTCCGCGAGGTAAACACTGATGGCGTGGAGCCGATGGATTCGGTGCTAGAGGACAGGTAATGAGGCACGGAGCCTGCTTCCGACTGGTAACCTGTCCaccctttatttgtttgtacGACTTGCTTTCTGGGAGTCACCCTACGTGTGCATTTCGCCcctcttaaatgttttattgtgcTTTTGTGTGGAAGAAAGTTGGCATTGGCACCCATGATCCAAATGTGTAAGCATAGCAATGATGGACCCCCATTCCTGACTGTATCTTACTTATCATGAATAATCCTGCACGCACTGCTCCCCAGACATCACGCAGTGGCATTCTTTGTTGCTTCAGATCATCCTAACACTTGCCTTCCTGCTTACTCAAGACCAAAAACCAGCTTTAGAGATACCCGCATCATACTCATAGAACAACTTAAAGATAAGCTAGTAACCTTTGTTCTTCAGGTGTCTGTACCTCAGAGAAGATGATGTTACAGAAGGCAACTGCACAAAAGAGCTGCTGAATAATGCCAGGGAGAAAGTAGAGGAATATTTTGTAGCCCCACCAGGTACTGTCTTGTTTATAAATACCTCTTAATCTTGCTTTAATTAACTTGAGGAATGTAACCTGCTATGGCTGACTTTACTGTTGGAAATACTAGCAAGTAATAGTGAATACTAAAATAAGTAACTGTAGTCACTTGTTTAAAACACgtcaacaccaccaccaaaccaGAAACAGACTGCAGTCTAGTGgttcaaaagcagaagagaggcCAATCTTCCTTTAAAGCTAGTGCACATGTTGAGTTGTTATTTACAGGAAGTTAGACAACTTTCTTACATTCTGTACTCGCTTGGGAAATTTAAGCTGCCTGTATGTACTCAAAATAAACTGGAGAAGCACTTTTATGATAAGTTGTGCTGCCTGGAAGGTGACTTACAGCTGGTCTCACACAACTCTTTGTTTTCTATCAGGTAACATCCCTTTACCAAAGCTAGAAGAACAAGAGACTTTTCTACAGGGCTCTTAGTGAAAGAACTCAAATGTCACTTCTGATTTTATTGGGAGACTTAAGGTTTGTGCCGTCACAACTGAAATACCTTCACACTTAGTTTGATCAAAAGAAGAGCAACTGCACTGCAACTGCACCTTTTACAACATCCTGCTGTAAATTGTCTTGCTTCTGAAATACTCACTGCGAAGCTGGAAGGCAGCATGAGAGATGGATGACCTTAGTGCTTGCATTTAGCAAAGCATATCTGATGCTATTCTTTAAGATACTGAATGATGTAAAGGCTTCAGAGAGAACATTAAAaactgatgattaaaaaaaaataaaaaataataatttttcattgaaCTGGTTTGtcagtaaaacaaaagaggTTGGAATATTGTATCTGACTATGTATCACCTTTAGCTTAACTCTGGCTCTGATAGAGTCAGAAGTAACAAAGCCTGGTATGGCAGGGGAGTCCGTAACATTGCTGAGCATCTCTGTCAAGTACAGACAGAACTCAGATTTTCATTACAGAAGGACTTTGAGAAGATGATTGACTCAGATGTTTGGCTTGCACtgaatatttcctttttgtatCTCTGTATGCCATGTCTGTATGGATTACCTTCTAGTTCCCaccttgtatttttattctcacaAATTAAATACCTAGGTTTGTACAAAATTtgagaaagatttttaattttggagCATACGCTATGTCTGTGTATGGAAAGTACTTTGTAAGATGGTGCTGAAGAGTAATGGATTTAACTATAGGGCTTAGCCTATTACCCTCAAGTAACAGTCATGTGCCAGTACCTGAAGTTCTGTAAGGAAGTCTCTGGAGCAGACATCTTGTTCCCAGACAGGATGTTTGTCATAGGAAGGTCAGCCATGGGAAGGGGATTGTTATGAAGAAGCTGCACAGCTCCAAGGTCAACACGATCCCCCCACACCCTGCCTCAGTGGCTCAGGGGGCAGGAGACCATCACAGGAAGAAGTGCTGTGCTGGGCAAATGGGGAGGACCGCTAtagcaaacaaaatacattaCCGCTGTCTTATCCTGGCAGAGAGAGCTTCCTTGCTGAACGTCCACCTGTCAGAGGCAAGATAAGACAAAGCTCATTGAGGGAAACTAGAGACCCACTGAAAGAGGAATACTGCATCAAACTAGAACCAAATAGTCCAGACCATTCACTACCAGGCATAAAAAGCACTGTAAAAGCCTGGAAAACAATCTTTTCTTCCTGGGTGGTGCTCCTTTTAAATACAGATCTCAGAATCCAGATTTATTTACTCCATTTGTAATGCCATGCACTAGAAGAGATCATGACATGCTGAGCCACAAAGTGCTAGAAAAGACCCTTGTAATTACTGTAATAAGATACTGCTAATCACCAGTTTGAGTCTGCTCTTAGGGCTCCTGAGAGCATaccagaaggaaagaagggtcTTCCATGGCTATGCTGGCACACACTTCCCCAGGGGCTGAACTCACCTCATGAGAGTGCACGTTCTGAATCCGTTTGCAGAGAAAAGCCATTATTCCCATTCAGTCTCCCTGTACTTCTGTGTAATAAACACCACCAGCTCCATGCATGTGCTCCTTCAGGTCCTGCCATCTTCCTGACAGACGAAGTCCTGAGCATGACCATTATCATAACCATTTCTCCTATGAACTGCATATTCTACATCCCTGCAAACAACAGGTAAGATAAATTAGTGATTCACGACACACGTGCATTGTTTCTCAACATCTCAAAAGGCCACTGAGCATATGAGGAGTATCAtcatttgaaaaacactgagaaaaatgcTTGAGAGTTTGAATAGTGGTGGTATTGGGTTCAGCCATTAGTGGCTTGTGCATAATGCTGCGTACACAAACTGCTTTGGCAAGCTCCTCTCAGGCCATTGTGTGTCTGTCATGTATTTCATGGAAACCCTAGGCTGAGTGAAAAGGACCACAGCTGCTTTTGCTGATAAAAGAAATCACTGCCATTGAGTaggttctgttttcatttgctgcCCTGAAAGGTTGCATGCTTAGTAAGATTTGAACTGTCTGgagcttatttttttattattattatttttatttttttcatatttgtctgGCAGGAAGTGAGAGCAAACACTTGTTCCACTCTTATCGTGCCTTTTTGCAGTTACTTCATTATTTGTTTGAGCTTCACATAAAACAATTGTTTTGATACTTGAATTCTTTAAAGGGTGTTGAATTAAAGCTTCTATTTAATCCCACTAATCCAGTTCACTGAAAAGCTGTAACGCTGTGCTTAAGTGTCAGGCTTTTCAAGATTCAGACCCTGCAAATCATAAACCTTCACAAATATACAAGCTCAGCCTAAAAGTAGTTGATGATGCATACATAAATCATGAGGAAAGACTTCAATGGATACCTCACAACAAGCATGTTAGCAAATAACTCCCAGTTTGAGAAATATCCACACGTTCTATCCATTTTTGGCCTCCTCCTTTGACTATCAGAGAGAATGGGGACAACATgatttacaaaggaaaagggagaggaattTGAGAGTGAACTGCATGGCCGCAGGAGCTACCAGCCCAGGGTATCATCAAgtaactatttaaaaacaacaatcaaACCAACAATTTGGACAAAGATGATCCCACGTTCCCCATGCAGCAGAGGCTAGCCTTAAAACTGCCAGTTCATTGCTGCTCCCCTACCCACACACTCCAGTGAGAGGACAGACTGCCTGATGCTTGTTCCCTGCAGCCTGAACTGCGTTAGAAGTTGCAAACACACATTTCCTTAATGAAGGGGTTTGTTACAACGTCACCACTAATAAGGGAATTACAGCCCTGACTCAGACAGCCACAACCACCAAATGAGGAACCCTTGCAAAGGCCAGACGAGCTACCTACGGGGCAGCATATGTTAGTTCCTTGGCGTCATATGGTTAGTACCTTGGCCTGTGTACTGTGGAGGGTGCTGTGCCCCACGGGATGGCGTGAACCCCCTCTGGGCACAGGTGACACCCTGAGGCAGGGGCGAGATGCCCCTCGTGGCGCTGGTTCGAAGCACgagcagctctggggctggctcATGTCCTTACAGTGTTCTGCCACGTTGCAATTTATAAACCCAGGCAAGCAAGTAGCTAAAGTTAAGGACCTGAATCACAAAACCGTGACCTGTAAATTCTGCCTAACAGCATAACATGCATTTGTAAAATAACTCGTGTTTTCTCAGTGGTTAgtagagcaaaaagaaaaatagtccgttcagttaaaaaaaaaaaaaaaaggggggggggtcggggcaGATACTGAGCTGCTGTAAATGTCTCTAGTTCCCCTGGAGACTATGGAGATAGCTCAACTTATAATCTGCTAGGGTTTTTTCCATTACTATACAGATCTGTAACATATAATAATGTATTAGATGCCCTAGCATATAGATGCCaggtttagaaataaaaattcaaggtGGAGGTTTCTTTAGCTATATGGAAATACAAGAACTGAAGTTagtttattaataataatgattattttatgttttggtaGTAACTGGGAGccccaagaaaaaaatctatattagCTGTAGTGATACTGTATtcaacacagcaaaaaaaaagagaagcttcaATTGAAAAGTACTTGCAATCTAAGGTCCATCTGCAACATGGTATACACTGTCCATTACCCAATTTTCTTTGGCACCTCTTCTACTCCAACTATCATGTCCTGTATATATTTGTtctgccttcccctgcagctctgtcctCAGGGAAATTACACTTTTACATTCTTGATCAACAAGTAAAGCTCTAATGTTTCTCTTTAAAGCCATGTATCTCAGGCTTTTATGTTTCTCTTTAAAGCCATGTATCTCACCCACACTGACATTTCTTGCAGTCGTCATCACATCTGTTCCTTCAGCTAACCATTCCTtaataaatgcacagaaatgtgcCTGCAGCTACCAAACAACCACCTCCTCAGAGATTCATGGGTGTTTCTAAAGTTCATTGTAAGCACTGGGAAGATTGTTAAGTGGTTCGTTTCTGTCAGCACAAAACTGTCTAGTACTTAAAGAACCATTGCTAGTGCTGCAGAGACTACAGACAGGTCTGAAAATTGTTTATGGTGGCCCCAAGTCTATCCCAAAGCTTCTTCAAGTTGTTAGAACACAAGGTTTCTTACACCCTTTCACCTGCTGCATTAAATCAGATAAGTTCCCTTAATTTCATAACTTTCAAAGTTGTTCCTAACAAACTCTGGTGATGGTGatatagaaaacaaagctgtgaaTTATCTCTCTTCTAATTGTAATGCTAAAACCTGGTTGCTAAAGCCG carries:
- the GATC gene encoding glutamyl-tRNA(Gln) amidotransferase subunit C, mitochondrial — translated: MRLCRWLPAARAAFRSSPPACGGRPRGLPPPPAGQRRGRVGGGGFAAGLGRKRGLSLCPCARRLAGGGGQAQAALSRSTVSAEVLQRLEHLALVDFRDREGVERLQKAIRFADQLREVNTDGVEPMDSVLEDRCLYLREDDVTEGNCTKELLNNAREKVEEYFVAPPGNIPLPKLEEQETFLQGS